The DNA region TGTTTCCACTTGAATAAAGAAAGTTAGCCTTTTTAAGCAACGCATCGAGATTTTCAGCATCAGGGATAATGTCTCCACCTTTTTGGATTGAGAGTTGTGGTGGCAGTATTTGTGTGGTTTTTTGGGGTTTTTTGGTTTCTTGAGTAAGAAATTGCCCGATGATAAAAATAAGAGCAACCATAAAAATTCCAAGTAATAAAGCAAGAGAAATAGTGGTTTTTTTATGTTTTCTAAAGAATTCTTGCAGCTTATCCCACTTGGTTTGTGGTTTTGGTTTTTCTTCTTTGGTTAGAATGTCTTGGAGAATATCTAAGCCATCATCAAGATGAATAACCTGTTTGCTATCTTCTTGATCAATCATTAGATTACCTTAGATAAGGTTGTAAAACATTTGGAATATCAATGCTTCCATCTTCATTTTGGTAGTTTTCCATAATTGCAACTAAAGTTCTGCCTACAGCAAGGCTTGATCCATTTAAGGTATGGACAAGAATATTTTTTTTATTAGAATCTTTATAGCGAATTTTTGCGCGTCTTGCTTGGAAATCGCGTGTGTTAGAAATGGAACTAATCTCGCGATAGCAATTTTGTCCAGGTAGCCACACTTCAATGTCAATGGTATTACTAGCGCTAAAGCCTAAATCTCCACTACAGAGTTGGATTAAGCGGTGAGGTAGTCCTAATGAAGCCAGTAAATCTGAAGCACAAGAAACCATTCTTTCTTGCATCATATCGCTATCTTGGGGAGTGGTGATAGCTACAAGCTCAACTTTATCAAATTGATGTTGGCGAATAATGCCCCTTGTATCTCGACCTGCACTCCCAGCTTCTTTTCTGAAGCAAGGCGTGTAGGCAGTCATCATTAAGGGCAAATCTTCTTCTTTAAGAATTTCGTTATTGTAAAGATTGGTTAGTGTAACTTCTGCAGTGGGTATTAAATAAAGCTCGTGCCCCTTTTTGGCTTCTTTGTTGTCTAATTCTTCCTCTTCAAAATCTGAAATTTTAAAAAGATCATTTTCAAATTTTGGCAATTGCCCTGTTCCAAAGAGAATTTGAGAATTCACAATAACAGGAGTTCCCACTTCACTAAAACCTCTTTGGGTGTTAAAGTCAAGCATATAATTAATAAGCGCCCTCTCTAATTTTGCTGCCATTCCCATAAAGACACTAAAACGACTTTTAGCGAGTTTTACTCCGCGCTCAAAATCAATCCATCCATTTTGCTCAGCAAGTTCCCAATGTTCTTTTGGCGTAAAAGAAAATTCTTTTGGCGTAAGAATCTTTTTAATCTCAATGTTGTCTTTTTCATCTTTACCAATGGGGGTTTTAGAATCAGGAATATTGGGGATAATATGAGAAAATTCTTGTAATTTTTCTTCCCAGCCTTGTATTTCTTGAGTATAGAGTGCGATTTCTGCTTTGAGCAAATCACATTCTTTTTTAAGTGGTTGAATATCCTTTCCTTTTTGTTTGTATTGTGCAAAGAGTTTGGTTTTGCTATTTTGTTTGGCTTGGAGCTCTTCAAGCGCGATCTTTTTTTGCTTGTAATTAAGGTGAGTTTGTCTTAAAGTTTCTAAAAAAACTTCATCAATATTGCGTTTAGCAAGTTGCGCTACAACTTCTTCAAAATCATTCACTAAGAGTTTTAAATCAATCATAAATTCTAGCCTTAAAAATAATTATCTGTGTCCATTTTATCCTATAGCTTGTTAAAACATAATAAATTCTCAGATTGATTTTAATTTTTAGCAAAAAATGGTGGTATAATTTTGAAAATTATTCACCGCTACAAGTAAATTACAATAATTCAAGGAAAATTTATATGAATAGTGTTAGTGGATTTGGTTTGATTTTGATGTTGATAGTGGCAGTTTCGTTTTTGATTGTTGTTGCAACTATCATCTCTGTGGTAAGAAGTGGTGATAAGCTAACTTCCTTTGAGAAAAAAATTTTAGTTTTTGTTGCAGTGGCGTTGTGTCTGCTGGTAGTGGGGCTTTACATTACTTCAAATCTATCTTTATTTTTGGCTTTAATTGGCTAGACTTTATTTTTTCTCCAAGTGCCTTTTTGGAATATTTTCCAATATACAAATGCGCGCAAAAATGTCTCTAGGCAAATGCAAAGATAAATATAAGAAATAGGGTAGTGAAACTTAGCAATCAAATAGCAAGGGATGACTCTTAATCCCCAAATCATTAAAGTGTTGATGATTAATGTAATTTTAGTGATTCCTGCCCCTCTTAATGCACCATCTAAGATACAAATAAAAGCAAATGCGACTTGTGAAATACCAATGGGAATTAAATATTTTGCACTTGCTTCAATGGTTTGAGTATCATTGGTAAAAAAACTTGTAAGAAAGGGAGCAAAAAATGTCATAATTAAGCCAATTATCCCCATAAAAAGGCTTCCAAGAAAAAGTGTATTTAAGGTGCTGTATTTGGCTTCTAGAGGTTTGTGTGCTCCAAGGTTTTGTCCCATTAATGCCATAGCAGCAATCATAAATCCAAATCCGGGCATAAAGGCAAAGCCCTCGATTCTTGTGGCGATTTGATAACCTGCTAAATCAAAAGTGCCATAAAGTGCTACGAATTTAGCCATTAAGATCATAGACAAAAGCGTAAAAAGTCGCTCACAACCTGATGGAATTCCAACAACAAAAGCGCGTCTAATATAATCAAAATTAATTTTTCCTCTTAGAGA from Helicobacter colisuis includes:
- the serS gene encoding serine--tRNA ligase, which gives rise to MIDLKLLVNDFEEVVAQLAKRNIDEVFLETLRQTHLNYKQKKIALEELQAKQNSKTKLFAQYKQKGKDIQPLKKECDLLKAEIALYTQEIQGWEEKLQEFSHIIPNIPDSKTPIGKDEKDNIEIKKILTPKEFSFTPKEHWELAEQNGWIDFERGVKLAKSRFSVFMGMAAKLERALINYMLDFNTQRGFSEVGTPVIVNSQILFGTGQLPKFENDLFKISDFEEEELDNKEAKKGHELYLIPTAEVTLTNLYNNEILKEEDLPLMMTAYTPCFRKEAGSAGRDTRGIIRQHQFDKVELVAITTPQDSDMMQERMVSCASDLLASLGLPHRLIQLCSGDLGFSASNTIDIEVWLPGQNCYREISSISNTRDFQARRAKIRYKDSNKKNILVHTLNGSSLAVGRTLVAIMENYQNEDGSIDIPNVLQPYLR